The nucleotide window AGAATAAAAAGAagtattaaatttgtttaatttaccATTACCATTGGTTTTTGCTATGAAACAGTTCTTAATTCATAAACTAATTCTTTTGTGTGGCCGAAACGTCGTCTGAAACGTCGtgttttcttttaaagttGAGCAAAGCGACTTTGATGAACAAAGCGGCCCAGCACATCAAATTACTTCAGACTGAGAGGACGAAAGTGGCAGAAGAGCTCCAAAGTTTGAAACAGGATTTAAAAAACCTCAATCTAGCCATCAGGTGGGTCTCACGCAAAATCATTGCAACATCAGTCACCAAAACCGTTATAaactatttcaaatttaatgataacTTTTTTTCATAAACTTGTTGCGACCACCTTCTAATTAATTCAAGCAATGACTGATTATATTCATGAGTTTACGCCCTTATTTTGCACCAATCACTGAGCAGAACGTTTTAGTTACATCTACGCTGTAATTAGGTTTTCAGCAGAGAGCATCAAGCCCGTGTTTATTGCTCTAAAGTTTAGAACAATAAATTTAGAAGTTTAGTTTAGATTTGGTAATATCATCAAACGCGAACCGCTATAATTACAGGCTGCGAGTAGCGAACTGGACTCGTCAATATTCGTATTGTAtcgtattatttatttatcgcCATTGACTGTTGGGAGCGAAAAGTTCGTTGCTAGTCTCGTTGTAGAGTTGTCAAACCCATCCCGGATAGCAGCAAAAGATTACAATTTCCTCATTATTCCGATATTTAAGGTAATTTTCAAAGCTTGGTTCAGGTTGGTCATCGACATCGAATATAAGTGAAGAAATCACCATAGTTGCCTGGTTAGGGTTTAAATACGCGATTTACTTTATACCGGCCTAGCTATTGAGATAGACAACCTGGTAAATTTCACAACACCGTGCCTGTGCGCTTCATGTGATCAACACACGCGTCATATGCTCGCCTTCATTTCGTCTCTTGAGGCCTAAAATTGCCAATCCAACGATAAGATTGCGTCATACAGCATGACGTCACCAACCAATGGTATCCTGTTATCCAGCACATGCCTGTATCACGTGAAGCGAACACTATTCCTGTGGTTTATCAAAATTATCACACAGGGTCAAAGCTTTGGTAAATAAGTTTTAGTCCTGGTGTTCCAAAGTACAGTAATTAATCACACAACTTGAGTCATTCTGGTGATTTTGGCACAGTCACCTTTCAAAACGCCCTCATTTTATTCATATGTTATTTCTTCCAAATCGTTCTATGCCTTGTCAgcaataaatatatttaatggTTTGTGACCCAACTTAGGTAGTAATGACGTCGTATTGGCTTAGTAGAAATGGACCTTATGTAAGTAAACAGTTTACAAGTAGAAATCACTTTTTGACTGACTAACTTTGTTTCCATCACCTTAAGCAAATGTCTATTATTTATGTCATTTCAGTAATTGCCAGCAGCAATTACCCGCCACTGGTGCCCCGATTGCCCGACCCCGGATAGAAGAAGGGAAGTCTAATTTCAAgaactggatccgacagagaACGAAGCAAGACtggaaatttaatttattcgGAGTCGTCATCCAGCCCTGGTTTGATTCCTATCAACGCACGGTGTCAGTGGCAAGCTCACAGGAACTTTGCCAAACTGTCTTCGATTGGTTGGATCAGCGCTGCTCACTGAGCGAACTAAGACCCAGTGAGTAGATAATATAAACCCTACGCTCGTCGCTCCCTACGTCACTCGTCACGGTTTGGTGCATATGATCACGCGGTGCCACTGACTGAGTTCGTTTCGGCTAAAACCGGTCGAAAAGCGCATGTTGATGTGATTGTTGAAGGAGTACGCCCTGCTTATAAATAAAGAGTTGTGGTTTAACAATATTACAAGAACAACTGGGCGCGGTAATAACGCACAAGGTCGTACTTCCCTGGCACCCGAGATGATTTTCTCGTTCTGAACAGAAAAAGCTCGTCTAACAAGGCCGAGATATTTCACTAACGCTTATGTGTTCAGGCGTGGTCCGGTCTCTCCAAGTTATCTGCACCACAACCCCTATTCTACTCAATCCATCCCAAGTACGTCATCATATCGAAGAAAGCGTCAGGAAAGAAGAGAACGAGTTGTCGTCATCGAGGTGAGCTGAGCTTCCTATTGTGATATCATAGCAGTGGTCATTTTCGTCAAACTTGATTGATGTCATAGTACTTGCCGCCTTTTCTTAAATCCACCCGAATAACCGCCTCGACTATTCTCTTGTCGTGACGCGATCTTATACGTCACGTGATTTATTGCGCAAGGTATAAGCTGACGTCAGTGGCGCGAAGTGTGTTGGTTTGTGTAAACATAGCTTACTCCCTTCTTCAACAGAGAGTCGTCACAAACGTGGCTATTGACCTATTTTCTAACTCCCCTTGGTAAATTAGCTTCACTTAGATCGGACGTTGTATGTGACGCCTTAGTAACGGTTTTGTAACAACCGTATTTGCCTATCTAACCGCAAAATCAATTTATtctataaaataattttttcgaATCATTTTCAGCAATGTAACTAGTTTGTGTCTTCTGTTTCTAGGCACAACAGCGCGTCTTAGCAGTCACGACCCAATCGTCGTTCGTACACTGTCTCTTTTTGAAGAAGCGCCAACTTATGACTCCTTTGATTCATATAAAAGCGCGCATacttttgtattatttttctaTTGTGCACATTTTCCAACTCGTCACCGCCTCGtcatttttaatctttttctgGAGAAAAAGCGGTCCTTGATCAAGTCAGGAGCATGCGGAGTCATCTTTTTGGAACCACATCTTCGTCGACATCTGGCCCCACGAGTagatatacaattatacatgcTCTTCTTTCAATACCGAGTTTCCTGCGCGGGTAATTCCACTTGCTCCCGAAACAACAGATCCCTAGCTAATGGAGGACTTCCtgtctttttttcttttgtaactCAGGCCTCAGCGTTCAGTCCTTGTGCAGTGGGCTTTgtgttttgaactttttggGGAGATCACTTTAGAAAGACACCACTTTCCATTGGAGCACAGCCCATGCAGTCTGGTCCTGGTTCCATTCTTCTCGTTAGCTTATAAGCCGGGATTTTAATTCCTCGTTTTATTACGCAATCAGTGTTCTAATTACATTATTTCTGGTCAGAAAACTAGAGGTTGATTGCGGAAGAATCATCGGTATTTTCCCTGCTTGGAGCTTTTTGACATCACTTTGTACCGCTCGTTCTGTGCCATATATTGTGCGCTTGATGGATGAGACTTAGCGGTTTTAATAAAAGGATGTCGTTGTAGCGTTTTCTTTTCCAGTACAACTTCAACAGGACCGGATGGTCAATCGATACAACTCTTACACAGTTTTGTTCGTGTGAAAGCTCTTTCCACATGACCGTTAGAAATGCACCGGTGCTCTCCAGCGGTTGAATATTTGTGCTATTAGTGTGCTCAGAGCGATTCAAAACAACACCGAAGTTTAAACATTTGATACTGTAAGcgagttttttaattttcccGACACTCAGTCTTTCCACGGACTGCGAACCCTCGTTGATAACATGAGTTCTTGTGATTTGTTTCTACCAAGGAGCTTCTCAAATAGCACAAGAGCAAAGATTTTATTTCAGCTCGACTCGTctcaaatatcaaaaaaaaatactGAGCCAAAGTTCAgctcaaaacaaaatttctttctttattagcaaataaacttttaaaattgttgttCAGTTTATCTCAAACAATCGTGTCAGACCGCAATTTATTCTTTTCCTTCAAACACGGCCATCTTGCCTCCCATGCCTGCCTTTGCTTCAATGTTGTCTCGCCAATCTTTAACTTCAGCCTGAAACAAGTCGAAAGGAGTTTAATTGATATTCTCACATGTGTTCTCCTGTCAGAGCTATTACGGTAAGTTTGTAGCCTACACAATACATCAGACACACGTTTTTGCTTCAATGCAGCCAACTAATTGTGTTAGCCTTTGTTGTCAGTCAAACTTTGTGCTAATAGATGACCAGTTAGTGTTTTAGCGAGCGTTTAAATCTCACGAAATCAcgattaaaattgaaaaaactcGTATCAAATGGGTGAACAACTCACGTCTTCCTTCTTTGTCTCTCCCTTCTTCACGGCCTTGAGGTTTGAGCGAAGGTCCATGGAGACCTTGTGCTTGGATCCAAGAAGAGCACGCAACATCTGATCGGCCGACATCCTCACACGACGCAGTGGGGGACGCTTGAACTTTCCGCGAAGATCAAAGATCTTTTGGTTCAAGTCTTCGATCTGAAAAGgatagaaaaatatttaagctACTTTTATTAGACCTACCCTAAGTGAGCAATCAAAACCttcataaaaacttaaaattcaTAAATTGATATCTGATATTCGAATCAAAGTAAAACAGCGATTGAAACTATTTCGAGTGTCTCGTTAAGTCACTGACTTACATCTTGATCGTTCTTTTTAACTCTCCCCTCAATATCGAATCTCTGTTCGTCGACCTTGTCAATCTTTGCGTGCAAATCCCGGCATAGATCCTGCATTGTTGTGGAATTAGAAAAGCATGCAACAGTGTTTGATTAACGTTTTACAGGAAAGTTACAACTCCACATCCCTCGTAGTTTACAAAGCTTACCAGAACATTTGCTAAGTAAGAAAAAGCATCTGAAGTTTTAGTTTGTGACAGAGAGTTACTACATGTTTCTTTTTCCAACTAGTCGTACGCGATAGTCAAGGGTCTTTACGCTATGTAGGCTATACCATTAGGTCCTGTTGGGACATTGAGAGCAAGTCTCCCAGCGGCTGTAATCTCTTGCTCAAAGCGGCCTTCTTTTCCTCAGCTTTTTCTTCCGTCTCTCTCTTCAAGTCTTCACGGGCCTTGTTGAGCATCAAAGACTTTAGCATCATCTTTCTTTGATGCGTCATCTTGCGAGTTCCGCTCTGCATAAAAAAAGTAATTAGTGCACACTGCGCTATCTCGCGGATGTTTGTCTTGGGTTTTGTGCATGCAACCCAACaagtttattcattgttaatGCCTATACTTGACTATCGTCGAAATATTCACATTTTACATGGGATTTGTTTTACTATATGTGACACTACATACAATTGATGAAAAGCTTGGTCGATTACTAACGTAGAAGTAAGTATTTTTACTTAAAGGCTGATAAACAACGATGTTGAATGGTAAGTGCAGTGGCTTGTATTCCCGGTGCGTACAGTGAGACAGGACTAAGTTATAAAGTTTAGTGGAAGCAGTGATAAGAAGATAGTTGCCAGACATGCTGTGAAAGCATCGGACCCGCGCCGAACATTATCAGCTGTCCCCTGGTGCTTAGGGAATTCTTATCATCCGACATTCTCTTGGTTGATGGTTATAACAGGTCTCAATGCTCAGAGACATTCTAGCGTAAAATAACGTGCCTGTGAAAAAGTGCGATCGTGCTTTAACTACATTATCTGTCTCAGACGATTTCACATCACTTCTGCTGACGGCAGTTGTTGTGCTTGTGGTGATGGGACTTCTCTGCTTGGTAACCTGAATATGTCAGATTCGAAAATTGTCTCAAATATTCTTCAACTTAATTTCTCGACTTGTGCAGTGAAGCGTAACCTTTTTTACTTCCTCCTCACTCTCACTTTCCTCCTCTTGTTCTTcttcctcctcttcttcttcttcttcttcgctGGAGGATTCCGACGTGTactttgaatttttaatttcttaaatTATCGTTtcaatatgtttgtttttgacgATAAAAATCGACCACGTTGGTGTAATTTTGAGTCGCTTGTTTAAGCTTTCACACGAGAGTAGGTTGTATGCTGCATGAAGCAGCCTATGCAATGAACGTTGatgcattaaaaacaaaatgcatcTGGCTATAATTGTACAAGTACGTGGCTTAAAGGCGATATTGTTGCCACTTTGCTGTAAGCATTTAACAAAATATCCAAATTGTGAGCTTAATTTTAACCATTACTATACCTGTTCTTGGTCGCACATATTCTTTTTTATGCTGATTCTTAGCACCTAGGAAAAGAGATGACGGTAAAACAACCAACTAATCTTTAGCATTTTATCTGATAAAGTTATGTTTCTCGGCCGCCAATATAGCAATCGAGCAACTATTGTAAACCTTCTGGTAAATCTTTTCTTACTAAGTTACTATAGTGTACAGCACAATAGTAGTAGGACGCAATTAAGCAGTTCTATCTTAGCTTTCAATACAAATATGAACAGTTTACCAAAGTAAGTAAGCAGAAGGTAGTTGCCTTACTCTTCGACAGCAAGATAGCGAGTGGACTTGTAGAAATATCTTCCTTTTATTTACGGTCAATGACGTATCGTAAAGTCTGTTCTGGTTGACAACTTCAAAGTGTCATGAATAAAAATAGCACGAAGTGTTTCTTGTTCTGTTATAACTAATCTCATTCAACTGACATATAAGTTATTACAAATTGTGTTTCGCGGCTGTAAGTGTTCTTGTTTTCATATCATGCAATTGTGCGTTGTTCGACATGTTTTTAAACCACCAAAAGTATGATTTTAACAAATGTTTAGTCAAAATTCAATGGAAgcaatttatataaaatttactTGGAAACTCTGATCGCTTCTTGTATCGACAGCTGCAAACTGACGTCATAGGCACTCTATGTCTGTAGATTGCTGCTCGACGAAGCAAGCACGCGTCGTGAAAAAGACAGTAAGACATGGTAAGAACATGGACAATATTCGTAAAACCACAAGCATGTAAAACGTTAAACCTTGCCCCCTCAAAAGCTTGCCGTCTAAATGGATAAAAGGCTTTTCCAATAACGAATGTCGGTGCTAGCGCAACagaaataacaacaaattatAATGGATTTTTCCTACCGACttctatttttaattgaaaatattttacgcCTTGGCTCATATTTCGCTATTATAATGCAAGTAAAATCGGCTCATCTATACTTGTAGCGCCTGCTATATCTGCGCATGTTATACCCAAAACGCAAGTGG belongs to Clavelina lepadiformis chromosome 6, kaClaLepa1.1, whole genome shotgun sequence and includes:
- the LOC143461671 gene encoding troponin I, slow skeletal muscle-like, which gives rise to MCDQEQYTSESSSEEEEEEEEEEEQEEESESEEEVKKVTKQRSPITTSTTTAVSRSDVKSSETDNSGTRKMTHQRKMMLKSLMLNKAREDLKRETEEKAEEKKAALSKRLQPLGDLLSMSQQDLMDLCRDLHAKIDKVDEQRFDIEGRVKKNDQDIEDLNQKIFDLRGKFKRPPLRRVRMSADQMLRALLGSKHKVSMDLRSNLKAVKKGETKKEDAEVKDWRDNIEAKAGMGGKMAVFEGKE